TACCTACTAGTGAGCGACGTACAATTTATGGACATTCAACAGTGAAAGTGATCTGTATGCATTATTACCTAGTGAGTTTTGGAACTTAGGGGTCACTGGTTCCTCTAGCCATGGATGGTGCGACTTTTTGACTACACCATTTGTTAGAGCTTCCTCTGCCAAAAGGGATAAAACTAAAAGCTGCGATGCTATCAACGACATCTAAAGAGGTGGCTAGGAGATTAAGGGGTCAAACGTGACACAAAACCCAAGCTCTATTCAGTGGACAAGGCCAGCCTGCTGCAGCTCACCGATGTCAATGCTTTACCTCACCATGTATGAGCACATATTATGCGTATAACCCAGTgggaagggtgggggggggcagCTGATAAAAAAGTGGGGACAATTTTTGGCACAGccagaagaagaaaatattgGGCAGAGAAAGCAACAAAAATTTCCCCTGGTATATTCTGTACTGATGcagtttttatttgtgtaaaattacAGGCAAATCAACCCCTCTGCCCTtctgagccaaatttcatattgctgcttaaaggaacattacagaattggttttgctagcaaaataaattgctggcagtgtaatccacaatatacataaactgacaaacctgtcgaagtttgagatcgatcggccatttgggtcacgagagaatagtgaaaaaccgattacaaattttgcattgcatcgatgccaaaacaaaaaagaataaaacgctcactgagcaataaactcaaaacgcgaaattatatgatttatttctcatcaaatatgcaaattcagacagaaacatttcaagggatgttttctactttcatcacgatttttgtttcttaccaattctgtaacgttcctttaagcataaatagtagctaagcaaaacaaaattatgcttaccaaaataaggttaccagccaaactaccatgtcacatatacaatttgtaactggtatcttGTTTATATCTACCAAGCAAAAACAatgttaagcaatgttttttgcttaaagggaaggtacacgtttggtaattactcaaaacaaatattaacttaaaaacttacttggtaacgaccatagaaacattgtgagaaacggctccctctgaagtaacttattatttcgaggaagaggtaatttctcactcaaataataaaagacttctagccagaagtcttttattcctatctgaaagcacacaaattcgtccaacaagggtgtttttctctcatcattttcttgcaacttcgatgatcaattgagccaaaatgttcacaggcttgttatattatggttatgatgggatacaccaagtgagaaggctggtctttgccaattaccaaacgtgtaccatttaagcagctcttttaGAGTTGTTCCTTATACACCCATGTATGGGCGCTTGTGCCTGAGACACTATCAACATTCCTATGCTGCAGGAGGAGGATTCTATCTGTAAATATATAGGACTATTATCCTATTCAACTATTACGTACAGCTTcaactgtgtagctgtgttctatacatttttaaagttaaCTTTTTAAAAGGTTCAACGTTTTCAGTGAAGGTTTCACACTGAAGGTTCAGTGTGGGAGACTTTTTTTTTGgacgctagatggcagcagacttaccaggtaaatccaatgtttttaaaaagcatgAACGTGTTCAGAGTTACGTCAATCATGGGAATTTACCTGCTGGAACTGCACCTAAGAGTCCTAAAGGTATCCACTACTCCAGTTGCCTTTGTAACATAAATGTCCGTATCAGGAAAATATTCTTTTTAACCATGAGACATAAAAAACATATTTCTCTTCTATTTTGATGACCCTTTTCTGAGAGAATGACAACTTTATTTTATGGAGAAAATTACTTCACTATGCAATCTCCCTTTATTTTAGCTAACAGGCAGTCCTTAAAAAATCTCttgtaatcatttttaaaacgtAATTGTCATTACTGTCTATTTGCGTTTATTAATTAAGTCGGAACCTTCCattgaaaacaataaaaacacaattttaacaaatacaaattttgaccaGTTTCAGTGTGATTGTGTAAAGGACAACCCCCTCCATCTGCTGCAAACCCAACaacaccaaaaaaaaacccgcccACAACCTCTCCCATAATCCCCACCCCAACAAACCACGCGTCACACTTATGACTTTAAACAAGTGACAACCATGCCGAATCAAATACAGTGGcgctacaaaataaaaaccgcCAATACAGGGACATTTCGACAACATGTTTAGGTGCTTTGCTGTGTTGCGCTGATGACGAGTTATGACGGATGTTTTATGATGGGGCAAACACTACCGCCACACATGATAggaaatttataaataatttgttgatgtactTCATTGTCTAATAAATAGAGTCCTCGTGGAAAGGGTACAAATTTGTCTTTAACCTCtcgttaaaatggtgtaaatttcACTCGATCCGATACCCTACcagtaaaaaatatatcagcATCTAAAAAAACATCTGATAACATCATGCTGGCAAAAATGGGTATGTACATTTTTGCGCGGGAATGTTTTGGTTAACATTCGACTAACCGCAACTTACAAGCCAATTTACAACTTATAGTATTTTTTCGTTCACACTTTTCCTCAAGGAGAAGCACCAAGAAAATTAATACTCATTCAGCTTAGATGGGCATTGTGAAAAacttaataattgttttcactTTTATGCCCAACTCTAAAAAACAAAGTGATGTCACACGATCGCACTCTGCATCTCGGTGTCCACGATGAAACTGATAGTCGTTCAGCTCACCACTGCACTTCAAAGATGGATTTCAAAAAGTGGattcattttgttcattttactCCATGAATTCCCAAGACGTAAGCCGACTCGTGTCCTAATTGCCAGACAAACTTAGACACATCCCTGATCGGTTCGTTGTCGGTATCCCTCAACGAGTAACCGATGTCTTTCAGCCATCCCAGCGTCTCCACCAACCCACGGGTGACGGACATTGTCTCCTTGCTGTACGGCTGGCCCAGCTTAACGTGGAGGTACTGGGGCGGGTTGGTACCGGTGAGGATCGCCTCTGCCCCGGCCAAGACGGCTGCTTCGAAGCCCTGTGCGTCAATGTGAAGGGTCCAGATGCGGGTGTCTTCCTTGAGGACGTCTTGTAGACGGATCATCTGTACTGCGTTCTCGTGAGACGCACATAGATGTGAGTCGTCTCCACCTACCAAATGAAGGAAACAGACTAAAGTAATGTGTACCGATATGCCCAAAAAAGGCATCAGgcctgagtgagaaattacctctttctcaaaaagtactttacttcagagggagccgttcctcacaatgttgtatactatcaacagctctccgttgctcttacccaagtaacgttttatgctCACAATGATGTTGTGTGAAATCTTACCCGAGACAAACCGGCCGTCACCCTGGTTGCTTGAACTCGCTGAAAAGCAGGCCCTTCCGTTGAAGTTGCCGACCGCCATGTTGTGTATTGTGAACCGGTCTGTGGACAACTGGTTGAGGAAAACACTTTCTTTGAGTAAGAATGTATTTCGTGTCATCGGCTCGAAGACTATCACTTTATGGCCGCATGCTGAGAGACCTAGAGCCAGGGTACCTGATGAAATGATGGTttcagaagaagaacaaaatatgaGAAATAGTTGTAATCCAAGCGAACCAAAATCGATATGATAGAGCATTGTTATTAATTGTTGTTGTATCAATCTTTGTGTTCTCGCTATcaattgttaatttttactATTTCCCCGAgcttatcgctcagtgagcgttttatatCGTTCTTAAGtccgattcatacttcctgcgaatgcgaatgcgaagcgaatttgacgtgaatttgacgtcacaccctcctttcgcagcgattatcgcaagggagtagagcagagggcaactgctgcgaattgttcgttgcgaatttgtgacgtcaagattcgcttcgcattcgcattcgcaggatcagaagtatgaaccgggcttaagtcgTTGTCATGCAAAATCGGGTTTCACTATTTTcccgtgacccagatgaccggTCGATCTCGCTGAGATTACTTTATGTAGTCAACCATACACATAAACGCATAAACCTGTATAAGTTGAACCTATACAGGTTTATTCGTTTATGTGTATGgttgattacataaagtacttacattgccagcaactgttttgttggaagtaaaaaaaaattcaacccCTGCAAAGtgtttctcgaaggctaaacaaaatcattaaactAATAAGTTTCTAACTTCCTTTATTCACAACCGGTTTGTTCAAACAGTATATCTATAGCTATTGttgatgttattattttgttttggtgaTGAAACCTAACAAGTGAACTTGAGCTAACTGTATAGTTCGCAAACCTGGCTGAAGAAACCTGTAAACACGTTTGTATATTGCTTAATGAAGCAAAACATTGACACAAGTCATCTTAACTGGATTGAGTGCCACAAGGACTTCTTTTCTTGgttcttgttaaaggcagtggacactattggtaattgtcaaagaatagccttcacattttggtgtatctcaacatatgcataaaatgactaacctgtgaaaatttgagctcaatcggtcaacgaagttgcgagataataagggagaaaaaacgcccttgtcacacgaagttgattttgagacctcaagttctaaatctgaggtctcgaaatcaagttcgtggacaattacttctttctcgaaaaataatattaacagaAGAAACAAATTGTTACATACTTTTGTGTTCAGATGCCTAATAtcaaaagactttaggcctgcaGCCTTTCAGTGTTTTGAGGTGATAAATTACccttttctaaaaaactacgttacttcagaggaagtcgtttctcacaatgttttatactatcaacagctcccaattgctcgttaccaaatacatttttataacaatgaatcaatcaatcaaaggtcaTTAGTTGTGTAGAGCGCAAACACCACAAGTTTGTTCCAGgggcgctgaggcacagttgaATGGTTAGTAAGGCCTGCTGGAACAGGAGAGATTTGATTTTAGTTACTCgtaataactattagcataaaaatctacttggttacgaggaatggattttttaaactttgttgtCTAACTCACCAACATAAGCGCCAATATCGACAAAGAAAGCATCACTTGGTGCTTTGTTCATCTCTTTGCACATGCGCACAATGAGCGGTTCCTGCCATCCACCTCTCTCGATCAGGCTGTGACTTATATACGGATCTCTCTCCGTAGGGTGAAGGGATACGACGTAACTCGGAACACTGGGGGAAAagaatgaataattcatgagtaAATTAGAATAGTTTTAACACATTTGAAATTATTtgtatgtttgatttttttttcggcACAAATTATTTGGACtggatagttcagttggtacgAGAGCCGTTCGTTTAAtccggaggtctttggttcagTCCCGCTCcggttattttgttattgttcaaacccaaaccaaaATCAATGTACAATTAttctagtgagaaattgcttctttctcaaaaactacgccactttagaaggagctgtttctcacagtgttttatactatcaacagctctccatgactcgttaccaaataatggttttatgctgataattattttgagtagttaccaatagtgtccactgcctttaaaacatttataaattaattCATAATTAATAAAGAATGACTATTATTACGATTTCATTTGAGTCCTTGCAATGACCACCGCACTCTCCTTCATAACATCCCAATGTCTTCCAAGAAAAGCCTTCAGAGTCTTCGGCACTATAAACACCTTATCCTTCTCTGGACATCTCGGGCATTCTGACTCCGGGCACTCCGGACACTGATGCTCCTCAGGGAGCTGGAGGGTGGTGGGTCGTCGTCTCCTCTCCGGCCCCGCGGGTCGATGGAGTCCGACGAAGGCTAGTAGCACCACGGTGGCGACAACGGCACCACCGAGGAACGCGGGGAGTGACTGGCGAAGTTCTCGGTAGCTCACGGAGCGCCGTAACCCGGGCATGGTTGATCTGTGGTTCTCACCCCGGCTGGACGTTCTGCTGCTTGACATTGGTCAGAGTTCACTTAAGTTCAACTTTGCCTTCACAGACTTGATCTCTTTCATCTCCAGGTCATCAAGTTGCTGAAACCTCACAACGGCAGATATTTGCCTCCTCACTTCTCGTCCATTATCGCAGAGTAGTTTTCTTATTAGTGCCTTATACTTATTTCAAACTGTCTTCTAAACAACATAAGCGGATCCGAAGGTCGCCCCTAACAATACGTTTGTGTGTAATACCCATTCAAACTGTGAACAGTGAAGAATACCAAGACTTTGTtgcttttgtgtgtgtattaAATGTAATCAATAATTCTACTCTCCCTCATAATAGTAGTCGCATTAGAGTGGTTTCACATTGACAGTATGGTACACTATTATAATGGTCATTAATATTCAGAAGGTTTGAACTAAGTCGATTACAAGATGTTTTCGATTCaaatagggtgcgttcgtttagcgatccctgggtcgaccccggtgtgtggcggttttttttcccaggacaaacgtgtgcagataataacccacgttcgtcctggaaaaaaaaccgccacacaccggggtcgacccagggaagctatacgaacgcacccaaaggcCATGGCTGTAGAGTAGAGTAGGCTGATGGGCCTGTGGAGGCAATGGCTgggttccaggcaatctccaagaagagaaatCATTCACATTTGATCACACACAACAATATTTGCTTTTGGGAATTTCATAAGACATGGTTTGAAAAAAActctcatgtgctaccaaagtgtgGCCCCAtcgtagcatgcactgcacTTGATTGACCCCTCAaatgcctgtaaaagttgcctagCTGTGTGATATCGGCCCGAAAATCGCTTACAGCTTTCAGAACTATCTAAATTCAGTCtggttcaaaacaaaaaaatctcaaTAGTTTACTTTTTATAGTGAATAATCCGCCCATAAACGTTTTCCAAAGTACAAACACtagaaaacacaatgtcctcagTAGGACCATACTATTAGGGGATGCAACAAAATAATAGAGGTTAattaatttgcatcagggataaaaaataataatgatagaaaccACTGTGCCGTTATTGTGTTGTGCGCCCTCTTGCGATCAAACTTAGAAAGAGTAGCATATTTCTAAAAGATGGCGGCCCCCGTGGAAAGCGAAATGAGTGTCGGCTGCAACGTCAACCCTGAAACAAAACATCCTCTGCAACCGAACCAACGTGAATATCCCACTGTAGTTGAGAGGTATTACACAGCTGGCTATATAGCAGGTAATGAACTTTGGGTCCAAGAACTTTGGTTAGTTTCAAAAGAAGTAAACGCACTGACTGACggaatttttttatattgtgaTTTGTTTCTCAGTTTCCCCTCGTCACGTGTTTTATCAACGCTGTGACTATGTATAGTGGGCTCGCCACCGTTTTGCGAACAACATCATTATCATATGACTTGAAACACTATTTGTAGACTTGCATTGGAAAATTTTACGACCTCGCCACCAATTCTggccgttaaaaaaaaaaaaaaaatcagtggaATTGGAGCTGAAGAAATTGGTGGCGAGAGGTGCGGAAAATTAGttaacattatataacacccaagcagatccttgccatttgattggattgtccgtcacgtgatagcaaataaaagtaccattgcacgctgagtcactcaccgtgctttttcgttccatccgaaaagtaccattgcacgctcgcagcgtgcaatggtacttttcggatggaacgaaaaagctgagtaaaaacatcactgcgtgcgcgtgtctttggtaacgcagcaggtgttaatgcaagaaggcatagtagaattactagcattcagcttctacagttgaaattgtttgttttgaaagttgtatctttcaatcaaaatgacaaagatctacttggatgttatataaaacaaataatgaatgtttttcattcgtgcaatggtgcgaatatgttcattcgttgaaagctggaatgttccattcaactcggctccgcctcgttgaatagaacattccatctttcaactcatgaacatattcgcaccattgcactcataaacattcattatgtgtatactatacaGTGTTGGTTGCAGATGTAGGTACACAacactagtcttggttcaggactctcctggatttgtaacaagaaagcgcgctatcacccccaacgcgctatcaaccacgaaccgctatcacaggagagtcttggaacattcgttaaatcttcccccaaaatcgggggggaaacataatgcgcgtgcgtaggtttcccgcagagcccgcccctttttgggggggagatttaacgaatgtgccaagactctcctgtgatagcggttctcgggtgatagcggtttgTGGTTgagggggtgatagcgcgccctgttgtgacaaatccaggagagtcttgaaccaagactaacacAACACAAGGAGGGTGTGAGGACTGACTGCACAGTGACTGGTACGGGTCTGAGAAAGCCGATTGCAGGgccattttcattaaaaataaaattgctaGGGTATTCTGCCATTGAACAGTTTTGAAGTCGAAAGGGAACTTCAAACAAGAGGCACCCCAATAATAAGAACAGACACTCTGTCCCGACAGGGCATGCAACACAGAGATCTTTTAGTTTTAGCACCGCCCACTGTGTAATTCCACTCTCCAGGCCCGATTTTGTGTGTGATGAaattgacattattttgtaaaacattggTTAATTTGGGAATTTTCCTGATTTttgctagttgcgataacgtaaccctcctcccgatggccggaaggccggagggttacgagatcgGTTTGAGCGGCAAGTTACAATCTGGTCAAATACATACAATTTTGACATccagtcaccagatttgccctatttttaccactttcaaaaattatgacacaaattgTGAGAACACGAGCTTGGTCCTCAATGCCTTATAAATCCGTTGATAActctcaaaacaccattgaggaaatattttgaagaaaaaaaagataaaaacttCAGTTGTTGCCACTATTCTACACTCCAATCCGCTCACATCACGTTTATTCTAGTCTAGCTTACCATAGTAGCCAATATCATCATCTAAATCTCTGCGTTACGtgtgccggtgtggcaggaggtTATGTTCtttggagattctgtcccccaatACAGTTAAAACTTCTTCTGACACCGCCTTTTTAGAATCACCCTCCGTCAGGTTCAGCccatgtttaaagacagtggacactattggtaattgtcaaagaccagtcttctcacttggtgtatctcaacatgtgcataaaataacaagcctgtgaacatttgagcccATTTGAGCCCATTTGGTCCtcaaaattgaggtctcgaaatcaaattcgtgtaaaatgactcctttctcaaaaagtacatcactgcaaagggagccgtttctcacaatttttttatactatcaacctctccctattactagttaccaagtaaggttttatgctgataattatcttgagtaattaccaatagtgtccactgcctttaattcttaTCTTATAAGAGGTGGACAAATTTTCAAGCGGACAAATTTTCCCTGGACACCCACaccttaattttgtattattcacTAATATCAGTCTTTACTCCTTACATTATATGAACACTAGAGGGCAGTGTACATGTCCCTTGCATTTTCCTGTCCATTCCAAAGTGCTGTGATTTCACCCACTGTGTATGAAATGGCATCTCACTACACGGAATTTTCGACTTGGATATTGTCCACTTTTCTTTGGAAAAAAGGAAACACTCAGAAGAAGAAACTTGCTTATTAGCAGgaaaaaggttaccaaccaaaagtacATAAAAGGTCTGGGTTGTTTCGACTTGCACCATGTCAATTGTTTCGTTTAGTAATGGCCTTTTTTTAAGCAAAGTAAAGTATTCCATCCAGTTGTATGAGATTTAACCAGAGcctaaggcagtggacactattggtcattactcaaaataattattatcataaaactttacttggtagcaagtaatgaggagagtttgatagtataaaacattgtgagaaacgactccctctgaagtgaagtagttttcgaaaaagaagtatttttccacgaatttgattacgagactgTTTAGATACTCAgattaagattttgaggtctcagactcaagcatctgaaagcacacaacttcgcttgacaagggtgttttttctttcattattatctcgcaacttcgacgaccgattgagctcaaattttcacaggtttgttattttatgcatatgttgagattcaccaactgtgaaggctagtctttgacaattaccaatagtgtccactgcctttatatgaCTGCTAAAACAAGTTATAAGAAAAACAACTTCAGCCAAAAACTTTAATTAAAAAGCGCGAGTCTTGAAACCTGATTTGAACTAATTTGTTGAGAGTCAGCGGTTGACATTTCCATTGAAACCTATTGTAAACATTAACAACACCAACTTCAGTCAGAAATCAGCTTTTAATAAAGCGCGAGTCCCGGTACGTTGCTTTATGTTTGAGTTGGCCACCCACCTCGTCTGCCCAGCGCCTATAGTCCACCCACCTTCTCAAAAGAGTTGTCGAAATTATTGTGAATGTGGGTATGTGGCCAGGGGACCTCATTACAGGTGTAATAGTGTGTATACCACCATGATTAACAATGCCTTGATACCAACAATTATCCCATCAAGCTCTCTAGATTGGGACCTCTCTTTCTTGCAAACCTTACAACCTCTCAAATTTGGGGACAACTTTCTGGAGAAGTTGAATTGATAGTTTGAAAGCTTGATCACTCCATAGACACGTTTTCTAAATCTGCCATCACTGCCTGTTAAACCCCCTGACAGGTAAAGTGCACTAAGCCGGGACCTGTGAAAAGAAGCTTGCAAATTGTTTACTCCAACTCTTTTAAACTTGTGAAACGAATGGACAAATTAGGGTTGTCCGAACTGTCAACTTTCAAACAGTTAAATGACAAGTAAAGCTGGATACAAATGTCTAGGTTTGAT
This DNA window, taken from Asterias rubens chromosome 15, eAstRub1.3, whole genome shotgun sequence, encodes the following:
- the LOC117300212 gene encoding uncharacterized protein LOC117300212, whose product is MPGLRRSVSYRELRQSLPAFLGGAVVATVVLLAFVGLHRPAGPERRRRPTTLQLPEEHQCPECPESECPRCPEKDKVFIVPKTLKAFLGRHWDVMKESAVVIARTQMKSVPSYVVSLHPTERDPYISHSLIERGGWQEPLIVRMCKEMNKAPSDAFFVDIGAYVGTLALGLSACGHKVIVFEPMTRNTFLLKESVFLNQLSTDRFTIHNMAVGNFNGRACFSASSSNQGDGRFVSGGDDSHLCASHENAVQMIRLQDVLKEDTRIWTLHIDAQGFEAAVLAGAEAILTGTNPPQYLHVKLGQPYSKETMSVTRGLVETLGWLKDIGYSLRDTDNEPIRDVSKFVWQLGHESAYVLGIHGVK